Proteins encoded within one genomic window of Granulicella pectinivorans:
- a CDS encoding Crp/Fnr family transcriptional regulator, which yields MPIPVFRNTILKALHPDIILRLNLKPVVFEVEHEFEFPGKPIQHLFFVEAGMASMTVTFMNGAQVEVGTFGYESVIGVSALMGTKKSLNRVYTQIAGRGYSCLMEAARREFECGGQFQRLALAYVQAQLVQSAQSTACNAKHEVESRLARWLLICADRGNDDNFTMSHDFLAEMLGSTRPSVSIAARTLKLEGLIDYTRGEIRILDVAGLKKRSCECYQVIKDHLDHYANFSHSEDRSKDLRCVAL from the coding sequence ATGCCGATTCCCGTCTTTCGAAACACCATCCTGAAGGCGCTCCATCCCGACATTATCCTGCGGCTCAATCTCAAACCGGTTGTCTTCGAGGTAGAGCACGAGTTCGAATTTCCCGGCAAGCCGATTCAACACCTGTTCTTCGTCGAGGCAGGCATGGCTTCCATGACGGTCACTTTTATGAATGGTGCGCAGGTCGAGGTTGGCACCTTCGGTTACGAATCCGTCATCGGCGTATCCGCCTTGATGGGGACGAAGAAGAGTCTGAATCGGGTCTATACCCAGATCGCGGGCCGTGGATACTCGTGCCTCATGGAAGCCGCCAGGCGCGAATTCGAGTGTGGCGGCCAGTTCCAAAGACTTGCGCTGGCGTATGTCCAGGCGCAGCTCGTGCAGTCGGCGCAATCCACGGCCTGCAATGCGAAGCATGAGGTCGAAAGCCGTCTGGCCCGATGGCTCCTGATCTGCGCGGACCGGGGAAACGACGACAACTTCACGATGTCGCACGACTTTCTGGCGGAGATGCTGGGAAGCACGCGGCCCTCGGTTTCCATTGCAGCCAGGACGCTGAAGCTGGAAGGACTCATCGACTACACTCGGGGCGAGATTCGCATCCTGGACGTTGCGGGGCTCAAGAAAAGGTCCTGTGAGTGCTACCAGGTGATCAAGGACCACCTGGATCACTACGCCAATTTCAGCCACTCCGAGGACCGGAGCAAAGACCTCCGCTGCGTCGCTCTGTAA
- a CDS encoding KH domain-containing protein has product MKGTILHSLLIGVTRALVDSPELVFVTVTPSERGYNLDIQVASSDIGKVIGKQGRTARAIRSIVGAAAVKLKTTACVNIAALPLR; this is encoded by the coding sequence ATGAAGGGTACGATCCTGCACAGTCTGCTGATCGGCGTCACCAGGGCTCTCGTGGATTCTCCTGAGCTCGTCTTCGTGACGGTCACCCCATCGGAGCGTGGCTACAACCTTGATATCCAGGTGGCTTCGTCGGACATCGGCAAGGTGATCGGCAAGCAGGGGCGGACGGCCCGGGCGATTCGAAGCATTGTCGGAGCGGCCGCCGTGAAGCTGAAGACCACGGCCTGTGTGAACATAGCCGCTCTTCCGCTTCGTTGA